From one Deltaproteobacteria bacterium genomic stretch:
- a CDS encoding VWA domain-containing protein, whose product MRIHRYTPWDGSQVVRFPTANDLLKQLSDTFLEEEGVRRALRSLMRRGFESEDGERSVQGLRDLLQQAEEQKQELLNKYSPDSFKLSPEESEALSRKLNELAEKLEAYQEQMRNFMERLSGRYADNMDELAERMRQAQERYQQLKERLGEQIEQRSMQQPQNLTGPGAPDLSQMLDRLSRLLEDENFLKNLPNMLDAAVEDLDNLLENLDSLSQQELQQLSDAMSQMEQLEQLMNQYPFQGSQRMGMGEAGQVLGQLRGLEQFLRWGRRGLGDVSDLDLEAMRELLGEEAYEQLKYLQGVEQMMVEAGYLVRTGSGVRLSPKGMRQLGDKALKEIFQLMNKNRWGQHASAKIGNQGMRLEDTQRYEYGNPLNIDIRKTLMQSLEEGRTGVPVRIEPRDFQVYQHEFSTDTETVLLIDVSYSMLMNDALHAGKKVALALNRLIETKFPQDVLHLVAFRSNAKIIRTEDLPSIVAITYFMEHGTDIKEALRFSRQLLGNNRATNRQIILITDGEPTACNVDRGGRLHSGWGSALLHERIVRETLKEVRRCTQSGIRINTFMLGMDYYRMGFVDRLTRMNTGRVFYTSPDEIGNYIVVDYLANKRKRLRS is encoded by the coding sequence ATGCGGATCCATCGCTACACGCCCTGGGACGGCTCCCAGGTGGTTCGTTTCCCCACCGCCAACGACCTGCTCAAGCAGCTCTCGGATACGTTTCTGGAAGAAGAGGGCGTGCGCCGTGCGCTCCGGAGCCTGATGCGCCGGGGCTTCGAGTCCGAGGACGGCGAGCGTTCGGTGCAGGGGCTGCGCGACCTGCTGCAGCAGGCGGAGGAACAGAAGCAGGAACTCCTCAACAAGTACTCTCCCGATTCCTTCAAACTCTCGCCCGAGGAAAGCGAGGCCCTGAGCCGAAAACTAAACGAGCTGGCGGAGAAGCTGGAAGCGTATCAAGAGCAGATGCGCAACTTCATGGAGCGGCTGTCCGGGCGCTACGCCGACAACATGGACGAGCTGGCCGAGAGGATGCGCCAGGCCCAGGAACGCTACCAGCAGCTCAAGGAGCGCCTGGGCGAACAGATCGAGCAGCGCTCCATGCAGCAGCCGCAGAATCTCACGGGGCCGGGCGCGCCGGACCTGTCACAGATGCTGGACCGGCTCAGCCGGCTGCTGGAGGACGAGAACTTCCTCAAGAACCTGCCCAACATGCTCGACGCCGCGGTGGAGGACCTCGACAACCTTCTGGAGAACCTCGATTCCCTGAGCCAGCAGGAGTTGCAGCAGCTAAGCGACGCCATGTCCCAGATGGAGCAGCTCGAGCAACTGATGAACCAGTACCCCTTCCAGGGAAGCCAGCGCATGGGTATGGGGGAGGCCGGGCAGGTCCTGGGGCAGCTCCGCGGCCTGGAGCAGTTTCTGCGCTGGGGCCGCCGCGGGCTCGGCGACGTCTCGGACCTCGACCTGGAAGCCATGCGCGAGCTGCTGGGCGAGGAAGCCTACGAACAACTCAAGTACCTCCAGGGCGTCGAGCAGATGATGGTGGAGGCGGGCTACCTCGTGCGCACGGGAAGCGGCGTGCGCCTGAGCCCGAAGGGCATGCGCCAGCTCGGCGACAAGGCCCTGAAAGAGATCTTCCAGCTCATGAACAAGAACCGCTGGGGGCAGCACGCCAGCGCCAAGATCGGCAACCAGGGCATGCGGCTGGAGGACACGCAGCGCTACGAGTACGGCAACCCGCTCAACATCGACATCCGCAAGACCCTCATGCAGTCGCTGGAGGAAGGCCGCACCGGAGTTCCGGTACGGATCGAGCCCAGGGACTTTCAGGTGTACCAGCACGAGTTCTCCACCGACACCGAGACCGTGCTGCTCATCGACGTCAGCTACTCCATGCTGATGAACGATGCGCTGCACGCGGGCAAGAAGGTGGCGCTGGCGCTGAACCGGCTCATCGAGACCAAGTTCCCGCAGGATGTGCTTCACCTGGTGGCGTTCCGTTCCAACGCCAAGATCATCCGCACCGAGGACCTGCCCTCCATCGTCGCCATCACGTACTTCATGGAGCACGGTACCGATATCAAGGAGGCCTTGAGGTTCTCGCGGCAACTGCTTGGAAACAATCGCGCCACCAACCGTCAGATCATCCTCATCACCGACGGGGAGCCGACCGCCTGCAACGTCGATCGGGGCGGCCGCCTGCACAGCGGCTGGGGCTCGGCACTGCTGCACGAGCGCATCGTGCGCGAGACTCTCAAGGAGGTGCGGCGCTGCACCCAGAGCGGCATCCGCATCAACACCTTCATGCTCGGCATGGACTACTACCGCATGGGCTTCGTGGACCGCCTCACCCGGATGAACACGGGCCGCGTCTTCTACACCTCGCCGGACGAGATCGGCAACTACATCGTCGTCGACTACCTCGCCAACAAGCGCAAGCGCCTGCGAAGCTGA
- a CDS encoding ferredoxin, whose protein sequence is MKVTVDNTKCDGHEKCVQAAPKVFKMNERFIAEVADPDGDTQDKIVFAARICPTKAITVEDDDGNTLFPES, encoded by the coding sequence ATGAAGGTTACGGTGGACAACACGAAGTGCGACGGTCACGAGAAATGCGTCCAGGCAGCGCCCAAGGTCTTCAAGATGAACGAGCGCTTTATCGCGGAGGTGGCGGACCCCGACGGCGACACCCAGGACAAGATCGTCTTCGCGGCCCGGATCTGCCCCACCAAGGCCATCACGGTGGAGGACGACGACGGCAACACGCTCTTTCCCGAGTCGTAG
- the amrB gene encoding AmmeMemoRadiSam system protein B — MSDDNPTLRPCLRYVDVFPVPAEQGRQDFGIRDPQHFSDMILRLRPEAAYALRFFDGEHTLPEIQAAYREAYNVEFPLELLEQLCETLDEGYFLASDNFRRHYQRLVDAFDGSPVREAFHAGISYDESPVSLKEGLDRLFEPPEGPGLPGERSAARNVPGIVVPHIDLRLGGHAYAWAYKELAEAEPPELFVILGTGHNALRNPYALTCKRFATPLGEAPVDADFVARLSELHDGDLFADELAHRSEHTIEFQVLFIQQLFGNAVPIVPVLCSFSYAEPGNGPAGESIERFTEGLREIMADDGRRICLVASADLAHVGPRYGDPDGFRADELEEVKRRDVEMLRHVEKVDPEGFRDYLAQEDDRRRICGFSPIYTMLMAMEAERGRLVAHDHGEMDPVGSICSFASVVFE; from the coding sequence ATGAGCGACGACAACCCCACTCTGCGTCCGTGTCTTCGTTATGTCGACGTTTTCCCTGTTCCCGCGGAGCAGGGAAGGCAGGACTTCGGCATCCGTGACCCTCAGCACTTCAGCGACATGATCCTGCGTCTGCGCCCCGAGGCGGCGTACGCGCTGCGGTTCTTCGACGGCGAGCATACGCTGCCGGAGATCCAGGCGGCGTACCGCGAGGCTTACAACGTGGAGTTTCCGCTGGAGCTGCTGGAGCAGCTTTGCGAGACCCTGGACGAAGGCTACTTCCTGGCCAGCGACAACTTCAGGCGCCACTACCAGCGATTGGTTGACGCATTCGACGGGTCCCCGGTCCGGGAGGCGTTTCACGCGGGCATCAGCTACGACGAGAGCCCGGTGTCGCTGAAAGAGGGACTGGACCGGTTGTTCGAGCCGCCGGAAGGGCCGGGGTTGCCGGGCGAGCGGAGCGCGGCGCGGAACGTGCCTGGAATCGTCGTGCCGCACATCGATCTGCGGCTGGGGGGCCACGCCTACGCCTGGGCGTACAAGGAACTGGCCGAGGCGGAGCCGCCGGAGCTGTTCGTCATCCTGGGAACGGGTCACAACGCGTTGCGGAACCCCTACGCGTTGACCTGCAAGAGGTTCGCCACGCCGCTGGGAGAGGCCCCGGTGGACGCCGACTTCGTCGCCCGCCTGAGTGAGCTTCACGACGGCGATCTCTTCGCGGACGAGTTGGCGCACCGGTCCGAGCACACCATCGAGTTCCAGGTGCTGTTCATTCAGCAACTCTTCGGCAACGCGGTCCCCATCGTGCCGGTGCTGTGCTCGTTTTCGTACGCCGAGCCGGGGAACGGGCCGGCGGGCGAGTCCATCGAGCGCTTCACCGAGGGGCTGCGGGAAATCATGGCGGACGACGGCCGCCGCATCTGCCTTGTCGCCAGCGCGGACCTGGCCCACGTAGGGCCGCGTTACGGCGACCCCGACGGTTTCAGGGCCGATGAGTTGGAGGAGGTCAAGCGCAGGGACGTGGAAATGCTGCGCCACGTGGAGAAGGTGGATCCGGAAGGGTTCCGCGACTATCTGGCGCAGGAAGACGACCGGCGCCGGATCTGCGGTTTCTCGCCCATCTACACGATGCTCATGGCGATGGAGGCCGAACGCGGCCGCCTCGTGGCCCACGACCACGGCGAGATGGACCCGGTAGGATCGATCTGCAGCTTTGCCAGCGTCGTGTTCGAGTGA
- a CDS encoding type II toxin-antitoxin system VapC family toxin, producing MIVVDASALLALLLNTPGASDIEKRLVEASESLHAPHLIDLEVTHVLRRYVSIGELTAQQGDEALTEVSDFRITRYPHYPFLPRIWALRHNVTAYDAVYLALAESLPAPLITCDARLAAAPGHQATIETFDTYGTEVT from the coding sequence TTGATCGTCGTTGACGCCTCGGCCCTCTTGGCCCTACTCCTGAACACGCCCGGGGCGTCGGACATCGAGAAACGGCTCGTGGAGGCTTCCGAGTCCCTGCATGCGCCGCACCTCATCGATCTTGAGGTAACCCACGTCCTTCGGCGGTACGTGTCCATCGGCGAGTTGACAGCGCAACAAGGAGATGAAGCGTTGACGGAGGTCAGTGATTTCCGGATTACCCGTTATCCGCACTACCCCTTTTTGCCACGCATTTGGGCACTTCGTCACAACGTCACTGCCTATGATGCTGTTTACCTGGCTCTCGCAGAGTCCCTCCCCGCACCCTTGATTACCTGTGATGCCCGGTTGGCCGCAGCTCCCGGTCACCAAGCCACTATCGAGACGTTCGACACCTACGGCACTGAAGTGACGTAG
- a CDS encoding P1 family peptidase, translated as MNKPLGGRDAATMENNTITAVRGIQVGHATNRRARTGCTVVLCPAGAASGVDVRGFAPGTRETDAIRPGRLVGQAHAILLTGGSAFGLDAAAGIMRFLEEHGAGFPTAHGVVPIVPAAVIYDLRVGDPRVRPDKAMGYRACKAASDKAVPTGRVGAGTGATVGKAPGLRRTDGGIGSARAKLPNGVTVGALVVVNAVGGIVDPATGEMVAGAADEDTRRTADAAPDAPRARRPATPGTNTTIGVVATDAALSSVEANIVASMAHDGIARAIHPAHTLHDGDTLFALSTGKRKADVNEVGILAAEVVARAILDSVGK; from the coding sequence GTGAACAAGCCGTTGGGCGGACGCGACGCAGCAACCATGGAGAACAACACCATTACCGCGGTGCGGGGTATTCAGGTGGGTCATGCCACCAACCGGCGCGCACGCACCGGCTGCACGGTGGTGCTCTGCCCGGCAGGCGCCGCCAGCGGCGTCGACGTGCGCGGATTCGCCCCCGGCACGCGCGAGACCGACGCCATCCGCCCGGGACGGTTGGTGGGACAGGCCCACGCCATTCTCTTGACCGGCGGCAGCGCCTTCGGGCTCGATGCCGCCGCGGGAATCATGCGTTTTCTCGAAGAGCACGGCGCCGGCTTCCCCACGGCTCACGGTGTCGTCCCCATCGTCCCCGCCGCCGTGATCTACGACCTCCGCGTCGGCGACCCGCGCGTACGCCCGGACAAGGCCATGGGCTACCGCGCCTGCAAGGCCGCCAGCGACAAGGCCGTGCCCACCGGCCGCGTCGGTGCCGGCACCGGTGCCACCGTCGGCAAAGCCCCCGGCCTGCGCCGCACCGACGGCGGCATCGGCTCGGCCCGCGCCAAACTTCCCAACGGTGTCACGGTAGGCGCCCTGGTGGTCGTAAACGCCGTGGGCGGCATCGTCGATCCCGCCACCGGCGAGATGGTCGCCGGCGCTGCGGACGAGGACACCCGCCGCACGGCCGACGCAGCGCCGGACGCGCCTCGCGCGCGCCGCCCCGCTACGCCCGGCACCAACACCACCATCGGCGTGGTCGCCACCGACGCCGCCCTCTCGTCGGTCGAAGCCAACATCGTCGCATCCATGGCCCACGACGGCATCGCCCGCGCCATCCACCCCGCCCACACCCTTCACGACGGCGACACCCTCTTCGCCCTATCCACCGGCAAACGTAAAGCCGACGTCAATGAAGTCGGCATCCTGGCCGCGGAAGTCGTGGCGCGGGCCATCCTCGACTCTGTAGGGAAATAA
- a CDS encoding BMP family ABC transporter substrate-binding protein, with protein sequence MRKLIVLAAVLALSLVTASAFGADPLKVGFIYVGPIGHHGWSYQHDQGRLAVEKALGKQVKTLYIEKVAEGPDTERAITRLAREGAGLIFTTSFGFMDPTIKVAKRFPKVMFEHATGFKRAKNVATYSSRFYEGRYVIGQIAARLSKNGVAGYIASFPIPEVVRGINAFMLGAQSINPDFKVKTVWVNSWFDPGKEADAAKVLIGQGADILSQHTDSTAPMQIAGEKGIKAFGQASDMIKFGPKTQLTSIIDDWNPYYVRRTKAVLEGTWKSTDTWGGMDTGMVGMAPYTNMPADVAAMAKATEEKIRSGKMHVFAGPIHKQDGSLAVAKGKNLDDGTLLGMNWYVKGIDDKLPK encoded by the coding sequence ATGAGAAAGCTCATCGTGCTGGCCGCCGTTCTTGCCCTGTCCCTCGTTACCGCATCCGCGTTCGGGGCGGACCCCTTGAAGGTCGGCTTCATCTACGTCGGCCCCATCGGCCATCACGGCTGGAGCTACCAGCACGACCAGGGCCGCCTCGCGGTCGAGAAGGCCCTGGGCAAGCAGGTGAAGACCCTCTACATCGAGAAGGTCGCCGAGGGTCCGGACACCGAGCGCGCCATCACTCGATTGGCCCGCGAGGGCGCCGGCCTGATCTTCACCACCTCCTTCGGGTTCATGGACCCCACCATCAAGGTGGCCAAGCGCTTCCCGAAGGTCATGTTCGAGCACGCCACCGGTTTCAAGCGCGCCAAGAACGTCGCGACCTACTCGTCGCGCTTCTACGAGGGCCGCTACGTTATCGGGCAGATCGCCGCCAGGCTTTCAAAGAACGGCGTCGCCGGTTACATCGCGTCGTTCCCGATCCCGGAGGTGGTGCGCGGCATCAACGCCTTCATGCTCGGCGCCCAGTCCATCAACCCCGACTTCAAGGTCAAGACGGTGTGGGTGAACTCCTGGTTCGATCCCGGCAAGGAGGCCGACGCCGCCAAGGTGCTCATCGGCCAGGGCGCGGACATCCTTTCCCAGCACACCGACTCCACGGCCCCCATGCAGATCGCCGGCGAAAAGGGCATCAAGGCGTTCGGCCAGGCGTCCGACATGATCAAGTTCGGCCCCAAGACCCAGCTCACATCGATCATCGACGACTGGAACCCCTACTACGTCCGGCGTACCAAGGCCGTGCTCGAAGGGACCTGGAAGTCCACCGACACCTGGGGCGGCATGGACACCGGCATGGTCGGCATGGCTCCCTACACCAACATGCCCGCCGACGTCGCCGCCATGGCCAAGGCCACCGAGGAGAAGATCCGCTCCGGCAAGATGCACGTCTTCGCCGGCCCCATCCACAAGCAGGACGGCTCCCTGGCCGTCGCCAAGGGCAAGAACCTCGACGACGGCACGCTGCTGGGCATGAACTGGTACGTCAAGGGGATCGACGACAAGCTGCCGAAGTAG
- a CDS encoding ABC transporter permease yields MNALEAILLTIVTASTPLLLAAVGELVTERSGVLNLGVEGMMIMGAVTGFAAAYTTGSAAVGVAAAIGTGVAMALLFAFLTQTLAANQMATGLALTLFGIGLSGLIGQPFTGLPGVKLGAVHIPGLSDLPLIGPVLFAQDVLVYASLAITAAVAWMFKWTRPGLVIRAVGSNHHSAHALGFDVAGVRYRCIAFGGACAGLAGAYLSLVYTPQWIENMTAGRGWIALALVVFATWTPARVAVGAYLFGAVWIMGLYAQGVGVAIPPQFLASLPYLVTIAALLAISGNRILTKVNTPACIGQTFVPDR; encoded by the coding sequence GTGAACGCCCTGGAAGCGATCCTGCTCACCATCGTCACGGCGTCGACCCCGCTGTTGCTGGCGGCGGTGGGGGAGTTGGTGACGGAACGTTCCGGGGTGCTCAACCTCGGCGTCGAGGGCATGATGATCATGGGCGCGGTCACCGGCTTCGCGGCCGCGTACACCACCGGCTCGGCCGCGGTCGGCGTGGCCGCGGCCATCGGAACCGGCGTCGCCATGGCGCTGCTCTTCGCCTTTCTCACCCAGACGCTGGCGGCCAACCAGATGGCCACGGGCCTCGCCCTCACGCTCTTCGGCATCGGCCTCTCGGGGCTCATCGGGCAGCCCTTCACCGGACTGCCGGGCGTGAAGCTCGGAGCGGTCCACATCCCGGGGCTGAGCGACCTGCCGCTCATCGGTCCGGTGCTCTTCGCCCAGGACGTGCTCGTGTACGCCTCCCTGGCCATCACCGCGGCGGTGGCCTGGATGTTCAAGTGGACGCGCCCGGGGCTGGTGATCCGCGCCGTCGGCAGCAACCACCATTCCGCCCACGCGTTGGGCTTTGACGTGGCCGGGGTGCGCTACCGCTGCATCGCCTTCGGCGGCGCCTGCGCCGGATTGGCCGGGGCCTACCTGTCGCTGGTCTACACCCCGCAGTGGATCGAGAACATGACCGCCGGACGCGGGTGGATCGCGTTGGCCCTGGTGGTGTTCGCCACCTGGACACCGGCCCGCGTGGCCGTGGGCGCCTATCTGTTCGGCGCCGTTTGGATCATGGGCCTCTACGCCCAGGGGGTCGGTGTCGCCATCCCGCCTCAGTTCCTGGCATCGTTGCCGTATCTGGTGACCATCGCCGCACTGCTGGCCATTTCCGGCAACCGTATCTTGACGAAAGTGAATACACCTGCTTGTATCGGTCAAACATTCGTGCCCGACCGTTAG
- a CDS encoding ABC transporter permease, with product MRLVLEKRPERSRAMQIASPLLAVALTVLFGCILFAARGIDPLHAIYVYFVGPLTTLWSIEELIVKATPLVLIGAGLAICFRADLWNIGAEGQFIAGALAGSTIPILAPQWDSALAIPAMLLLGMLGGMAWAAVPALLRNRFGANEILTSLMLVYVAQYLLDWLVRGPWRDPQGFNFPKSISFNDWHLLATFGDGRVHLGAVFALVATALLAVFMARTLMGFEIRVRGEAPRASAFGGFSVPGTTWLCFGISGALAGLAGICEVAGPVGQLQPTISPGYGFTAIIVAFLGRLNPLGALFGGLVLAICYLGGEAAQVELSISEKTAQVFQGTLLFLILACDTLIRCRVRLERGPKASSSAEGAAPLGLGDAGSRTANEGATR from the coding sequence GTGAGACTGGTGCTGGAGAAGCGCCCGGAGCGCAGCCGGGCGATGCAGATCGCCTCTCCGCTCCTCGCCGTGGCTCTCACCGTCCTCTTCGGCTGCATCCTCTTCGCCGCCCGCGGCATCGATCCGCTGCACGCCATCTACGTCTACTTCGTCGGACCCCTGACCACGCTGTGGTCCATCGAGGAACTCATCGTCAAGGCCACGCCGCTGGTGCTGATCGGCGCGGGCCTGGCCATCTGCTTCCGTGCCGACCTGTGGAACATCGGCGCCGAAGGCCAGTTCATCGCCGGCGCCTTGGCCGGGTCCACCATCCCCATCCTGGCGCCTCAATGGGACTCGGCCCTGGCCATCCCCGCCATGCTGCTCCTGGGCATGCTCGGCGGCATGGCGTGGGCGGCGGTGCCGGCGCTTCTGCGCAACCGCTTCGGCGCCAACGAGATCCTCACCAGCCTGATGCTGGTGTACGTGGCGCAATACCTCCTGGACTGGCTCGTGCGCGGACCGTGGCGCGACCCGCAGGGATTCAACTTTCCCAAGTCCATCAGCTTCAACGACTGGCATCTGCTGGCCACCTTCGGCGACGGACGGGTGCATCTCGGCGCGGTCTTCGCCCTCGTCGCGACGGCGCTGCTGGCCGTGTTCATGGCGCGCACGCTCATGGGCTTCGAGATCCGGGTGCGGGGAGAAGCCCCGCGCGCGAGCGCCTTCGGCGGCTTTTCCGTGCCCGGGACCACGTGGCTGTGCTTCGGCATCTCGGGCGCCCTTGCCGGGCTGGCGGGCATCTGCGAGGTGGCCGGTCCCGTCGGACAGCTCCAGCCCACCATCTCGCCGGGCTACGGGTTTACCGCCATCATCGTGGCGTTCCTCGGACGGCTCAACCCGCTGGGAGCGCTGTTCGGCGGGCTGGTGCTGGCCATCTGCTACCTCGGCGGCGAGGCCGCCCAGGTGGAGCTCTCCATCTCGGAGAAGACCGCCCAGGTGTTCCAGGGTACGCTGCTGTTCCTCATCCTCGCCTGCGACACGCTGATCCGTTGCCGCGTGCGGCTGGAGCGGGGACCGAAGGCATCCTCGTCGGCGGAGGGGGCGGCGCCGCTGGGGCTTGGCGACGCCGGGTCGCGCACGGCGAACGAAGGGGCCACGCGGTGA
- a CDS encoding ABC transporter ATP-binding protein yields MEDTHDGARGGHLLEAEEIVKRFGDFAANDRISLRLRPGEIHALLGENGAGKSTLVKIIYGSLQPTAGRLRWRGEAVTVPNPAAARRLGIGMVFQHFSLFDALTVVENIALAVPRPFDREALAERVARVSEEYGLPLDPKALVADLSVGVRQRIEVVRCLLQEPRLLIMDEPTAVLTPQEARELFVTLRRLADEGCAVLYISHRLEEVRELCHGATILRHGRVVAQVDPGAETAASLARLMVGADVQSVSAAARESSGVAALTVTRLSLPAAGPFGVPLRDVSLEVRSGEVTAVAGVAGNGQSELFEVLSGERPSPSPETVTIAGEACGVRDITGRRRLGAAFVPEERLGHSAVPGFGLGDNVLLTRHASGDGLVRTGFISAGRARALAARVTKRFDVRFSRQDQEANALSGGNLQKFVVGRELDRKPRVLVINQPTWGVDAGAATLIRQALVDRAREGAAVLVISQDLDEIFEIADRIAVISRGTLSEAYPADGIDRERIGMLMAGAYAASPAPDPDART; encoded by the coding sequence ATGGAAGACACGCACGACGGCGCCCGTGGCGGCCATCTTCTCGAAGCCGAGGAGATCGTCAAGCGCTTCGGAGACTTTGCCGCCAATGACCGGATTTCGCTGCGGCTTCGTCCGGGCGAGATCCACGCGCTGCTGGGCGAGAACGGGGCCGGCAAGTCTACCCTGGTGAAGATCATCTACGGCTCGCTGCAGCCCACCGCGGGGCGGCTGCGCTGGCGCGGCGAGGCGGTCACGGTGCCGAACCCGGCGGCGGCGCGCCGTCTGGGCATCGGCATGGTCTTCCAGCACTTCTCCCTCTTCGACGCCCTCACCGTGGTGGAAAACATCGCCTTGGCGGTGCCGAGACCATTCGACCGGGAAGCGCTGGCCGAGCGCGTCGCCCGGGTGTCCGAGGAGTACGGCCTGCCGCTGGACCCCAAGGCGCTGGTGGCGGACCTGTCCGTGGGAGTGCGCCAGCGCATCGAGGTGGTGCGCTGCCTCTTGCAGGAGCCGCGGCTGCTGATCATGGACGAACCCACCGCGGTCCTCACGCCCCAGGAGGCGCGGGAATTGTTCGTCACCTTGCGGCGGCTCGCGGACGAGGGTTGCGCGGTGCTCTACATTTCGCACCGCCTGGAAGAGGTGCGCGAGCTCTGTCACGGCGCCACCATCCTGCGTCATGGCCGGGTCGTGGCCCAGGTGGACCCGGGCGCCGAGACCGCGGCGTCGCTGGCGCGGCTCATGGTGGGGGCGGACGTGCAGTCCGTGAGCGCGGCGGCACGCGAGTCGTCCGGGGTCGCGGCGCTGACCGTCACCCGTCTGTCCCTGCCGGCCGCCGGACCTTTCGGAGTGCCTTTGCGCGACGTGTCCCTGGAGGTGCGCAGCGGCGAGGTCACCGCGGTGGCGGGGGTGGCCGGAAACGGTCAGTCCGAGTTGTTCGAGGTGCTGTCGGGCGAACGGCCGTCGCCTAGCCCCGAGACGGTCACCATCGCCGGTGAAGCGTGCGGCGTGCGCGACATCACCGGGCGGCGGCGCCTGGGCGCCGCGTTCGTACCCGAGGAGCGGCTGGGGCACAGCGCCGTTCCCGGTTTCGGCCTGGGGGACAACGTGCTGCTGACGCGCCACGCCTCGGGCGACGGCCTCGTGCGCACCGGCTTCATCAGCGCTGGACGCGCCCGCGCCCTGGCGGCCCGAGTCACCAAGCGCTTCGACGTGCGCTTCAGCCGCCAGGACCAGGAGGCCAACGCCTTGTCGGGCGGCAACCTCCAGAAGTTCGTGGTGGGACGCGAGCTGGACCGAAAGCCTCGGGTACTGGTCATCAACCAGCCCACCTGGGGTGTCGACGCGGGCGCTGCCACGCTTATCCGGCAGGCGCTGGTGGACCGCGCGCGGGAGGGCGCGGCCGTGCTGGTCATCAGCCAGGATCTGGACGAGATCTTCGAGATCGCCGACCGCATCGCGGTCATCTCTCGCGGTACCTTGTCGGAAGCCTATCCGGCGGACGGCATCGATCGGGAGCGCATCGGCATGCTCATGGCCGGGGCGTACGCGGCCAGTCCCGCGCCGGACCCGGACGCACGCACGTGA
- a CDS encoding phosphoribosyltransferase family protein, whose product MAEYPVEPVSHTEPATTRKAYISAQSLLEDSFRLGMQILESGFRPSFIVGIWRGGTPVGIAVQELLDYFGVETDHIAIRTSFYKGIGRTDSRIRVHGMQYIIDNVEADQGLLIVDDVFDTGLSIEAVLSHLKRKSRRNAPVDSRVATVYYKPGNNRTEREPDYYVHKTDHWLVFPHELHGLTRDEIIKHKLGVTPFMPRL is encoded by the coding sequence ATGGCCGAGTATCCCGTCGAGCCCGTATCCCATACCGAGCCCGCGACCACCCGGAAGGCCTATATCAGCGCCCAGTCGCTGCTCGAGGATTCCTTCCGGCTCGGGATGCAGATCCTGGAGAGCGGCTTCCGTCCGAGCTTCATCGTCGGCATCTGGCGCGGCGGCACGCCCGTGGGCATCGCCGTGCAGGAGTTGCTCGACTACTTCGGCGTCGAGACCGATCACATCGCCATCCGCACCTCCTTCTACAAGGGCATCGGACGGACGGATTCCCGCATCCGCGTGCACGGCATGCAGTACATCATCGACAACGTCGAGGCGGACCAGGGTCTGCTCATCGTCGACGATGTATTCGATACCGGCCTCAGCATCGAGGCGGTGCTCTCGCATCTCAAGCGCAAATCCCGCCGAAACGCCCCCGTGGACAGCCGCGTGGCCACGGTGTACTACAAGCCCGGCAACAACCGCACCGAGCGCGAACCCGACTACTACGTGCACAAGACCGATCACTGGCTGGTGTTCCCGCACGAGCTCCACGGATTGACACGGGACGAGATCATCAAGCACAAGCTCGGTGTCACGCCCTTCATGCCGCGGCTGTGA